From the Populus alba unplaced genomic scaffold, ASM523922v2 scaf114, whole genome shotgun sequence genome, the window agttGCAAAAGTTAAGTGGAGATAGTTAAATTGAAGTGTAACGAAAGCATCCAGAGGTAAATACTTTATGCTTTTTACATATAGATAGAGAATTGGACGCCAATGAGCGGCAAGTTGTATTAACAACGCAGATGATGACGATGTCCAATCAGGTTGCGATGTTGGATAAGAAAGCATTGATTAACTGAACGTTAATCGTTTTCCTATTGCAAAAAATAAGTGTTATTGTaagttataaattatgcaaagcaataaatattaaatgttttttaaagataaatcagAAATGAGAAATAAAGATGTAATTGTTGCTGAGCATGTGAGTTCATAAAGAAAGCAAAGTAATTAGAAGTAGATGCTTACCTTTTCAGGTGATGAAATGGAGAGGTGCTGCTTCTTTGAAAGTTGTGGTGCAGGATTGTCATCATCTTTGTAGAGATGTTTCTTTGATGAGTCTGTAGAATCTTTCAAGGGTCTTGGCTGGGGAACTTGGGTGCTGAATCATATATTGAAAGGAAGTACGTAAGGAATGGCAAGTGTAAACAATTTATTGAGGTTTCTTTATTGCTGCTGCTGGCAATCTTGCCATagcttttttttccaattataaattcatgaaaCCTAAATCTCATATCAAGCAGGAAAATAAAGAACTTTCCTAGCGTGCAAGTAGGttctaaattcattaaaaggTAATGAATGCAGTGGTTAAGcaataatatcattaattaaaaatatgtagTGCTAGCAAGAATCAAGTTGAATGCTGTTAAAGGAAGTGAGTTTTGGCAAAAGCTGTAAAACAATATCCAGCACATGTATGGCATGATCATAATATGAATCATCAAGCaacgaaaataaaaaagttgtttgaCCATGCATTCTATTAATTTTTCACTGTCTAACAATAAAACCACAAAACACAATTCAAATACAAATCATTTGATATTCAATCAATATCCAAAAACATATTGCCACCAAAGTAAAAGCAAAGACATTAAGAAACATAGTTGACTTAATAgataaattattcttaaatagAATGCATATAGAATTGTCAATAAAGCAAGTCTATAgaatattttcttgtaatatCAGAAATCAGATTGCAACATGGAAACAAATATAATTGCAATCATGGTTATCAAGTAAGATAAATGGAAATTTCTTAGAAAGACTTTAAATAAATTGTTAGGACTTGAAAGATTTTGAGTAAGAGAAACTGCTAGCACAGTTCTAAACCAACAGAAGCAGTGGATAAATTAtgccagaaaaaataaatggtgcAGCATAAACTTGAGAAGCCATAATCCATCAAAGTGATAtgtattaaagataaaaattctaGGCAGGTTAGTTGCCAAGCCAATAGTTAAGCCTAGAGAATCTAAGTTGACTTCAACCAATTAAAGCTAGGTAGAATATGTTGTAAAAATTCAGAGGctgaaattattgttattattatgagAACGAAAGGCTGAAATCGACGGAGGAGTTACCGAGATAAAACGACGGCGTGGAGGCTGTTGAGGATCCAGAGAGCTCTGATGCTGCAACTGCTAGGCATGACTTCGTTGTCACTTGGTAAAAGGAAATAAcgaaaaaaaccatttgcttCTAGAGCGAAGCTCACAAAGAAGAGGAGAGATGCATGTGCACGTATCTTCTGGAGATATTTTGTTAAGCTGTGAAACGATGGCGCTGCCTGAAATCTAATCTCGTTCTTTGATCATTCTCTTCGGCTTAGAGTGTGTATAGTatggttgagattttttataaaatatattttgatggaaaatgtattaaaataatatttttaatattaatatattaaaataatttaagatgcAATGAAAAAAAGGCAACCTCACAAAATATGTGAAGAATCCAATAAAACtaggaagaagaacaaaaaacactAACTTTAAAAACAccgaaggaaaagaaaatcaaagagcaATGAAATAAGCAGGCAATTTCGATCAATAAATAACTGAATGAACAACCcatgcacataaaaaaaaaacacaacattaaaaagagctgttggaaaaaaaaaaaaaaaaaagacaaagagcAATGAAATAACCTGGAAATTCTGATAGAAGTCAAACAAAAAGCTGCTTAAACCAAGTGTTCTCTTGAATGGAATGGAAGAAGCAAACCCTCCAAAGCAACTGGAAAGAGACCATCATCCTGTGAGCtacaataaaataagattaagaagccataaaaaccataataattaaaagagaaaataatgaaCACACACTAATTAGAGAAATTACTAGAAAACAAAACCAGAACTGAAGGCAACGAAGAGcgcaagaaaaaggaaagactGTAGAAAATTGTCAAAGGATTTAAGGCACCATCATGGTCTCACCTCTGCAAGTAAAATTCTTCCCCATGAAGAAAAGACTGAATTgcaaaaagtaaagaaaaacaatgtaaattttcaaagcatttaataCAGAAACATGATGATGTCGCTTTTGTAAGTTAAATATTCTTCAATCTATAGtgcttttaataatataataataaccaaCAAAGATACAAAATCATCTGAAAGCAACGAAGAgtgcaagaaaaacaaaaaaggttgTGGATAAGCATGTTGTCAAAAAGACATAACCATGATTAAGCATGCAAGGAAATAGAAATGGATAAAGTAAATAAGAGAGAGGCACAAAACAAACCTGAGAAAATACTGATgagaaataaaagcaatgatgagaataacaacaacacaacagTCGTAATTATTTGAGTAACAAAAGGCTTGTtagtaataacaaaaaatatcataattttggATAATTAATTCCCCTTAATTCTCTCCGTGTAAGTTGCGCTGTCTTTTTTTGTTCGATTCCTCTCTCCCGATTTAAAGCTTCGACAgacagaagaaaagaaaactcgtagcataaaaaataaaaataaaaataaaaaaccaaacccaacAACTCCAACAGAGGAGCTTTGGCGTttgtccctctctctctctctctgaattTTCCGTAGAGCATAACGGAGCTGACTAGATCTCATTTCATCAGGCTGGAATtcaattctcttcttcttttctccacCTCATCGGACCGGATCTCATCTTATTTGTGAGCTTATAACCGGTGTatgattcattgtttttttttatgctcttaTGATCTGCAGATTCTAACATTTTTACAATTTGGAGGATACACTCTTGTGAGGAACTCAACTGATCTCTTCCGAAGTTTTGGATTTGATACACAGCCAGTACTCATCGGTCTGATCATATTTTAGGTATTGCTGATATGAAAAGAATTGTTGtgtgaaggaaaagaaatgcTTATGGGATTTTTAGTGtgtgttgggggggggggttgggtTTATCTGACTTGGTTGTTTTTTTGCAGCATACTGTAATACCTCTCCAACACCTTGTAAGCTTTGGTCTTAATCTGGTGAGCCGATCTTTTGAATTTCAGGTAACCTCTCACACCCTCTCTCCTTGTTTCTGTGTGTCTGAAAGTCCTTGATCTCTCTTACTGTAATTGTTTGATTAGGCGGATGCTTTTGCTAAAAAGCTTGGTTATGGCTCTGCTCTTCGGGTGGTCTTGTGTAACTACAGGTGATCTATCGAACTTTTAACCTTTTCCCTCTAACAGACCATCAGTAGTGGAGATGGAGTCCTGTATATTTCTTGCATTCAGATTTTTGTGGGATCTAAGTTCTACAAACGCAAAGACACTTCGAGACAGCAAGATGAGCAGagttaaaaaatatgaacaaaCAAAAACTCAACTTCAAGCAGGCTTCTTGCATCGGCAGAGCTTATGAAAATCGACTTGGAGACTAATTAGTGGAATTAAATGATCTCAGATTGAGCCGAATTGCAAAAGGGAGAAATGGAGCACCAAATATATGCAACCAATTGCTAATAAGtattagaaattaataattaaccaaatggctatttcctttggcaaagcagattgcaagcaacaggtaattaattactcGTGTATTctgaaggtttttttattattattatttttacaatattcatgcatgatttgcgtggaaaagcaagaagagaagaagctacCTGGCCTGGGGAGGTgcttgctgctgttgttgctcTGTCGTGAGGATGGTGGTCCACGGTGGGGCTGCTGGTGGTCCACTGCAGCCACTGGAGAAGGCAGAAAAACAACGGTGGATGTTGATTGCTAGTGTGGCTTTTGGCTGAGGAAAAGGAGAGGTGACAATGTGTTCAAATATTATAAGAGAGGTGGGAGCTGAGAGATGCATGATTTGCGTGGAAAAGCAAAAAGAGAAGAGGCTACCTGGCCTGGGGGAGGTGCTTGCTGTGTTGCTGGTCTGTCGTGAGGATGGTGGTGCACGGTGGAGTTGCTGGTGATCCACTGCAGCCACTGGAGAAGGCAGAAAAACAACGGTGGATGTTGATTGCTAGTGTGGCTTTTGGCTGGGGAAGAGGAGAGGTGACAATGTGTTCAAATATTATAAGAGAGGTGGGAGCTGAGAGAATTAGCTCGCTAAAAACACCACTTTAAAATAGCACCATGCCATGCCATGCAATAAAACAATTCGAACTGTCTGCCAAGCACACTAACCAGAACAGAAATGCCAACCAAAACTGAACAGGAAACAATGAAAACGGAAAGGCAAGCATGTATGTATAATGATGCCAACGCCACATTCATTTAATGCACCACCAAGAAGATTGGCCAGCTTGACTTTATCTAAATGAAACCTGAAAGCATTTAATGCAGCATTAAAAAGACTGGCTGACTTGACATTCTCTAAATGGAACTTGAAGACGTGCAACGTGTAAGTTTATTGCCTCTTTGCATGGGcttttaattattctaaagGTGATAAGATGTCAGACAATTCAGTATTCCCTTTAACCTTATAAACTTcacagaagaaaaagaagactcaattacaggaaaaaacaaaaaacgacAGCCtgatttttcaaagcatttaagaCACTAATATCATGATGTcgtttttttcaaacttgtgcagtgataatatattttgtgGGAAAACGAGCAAGACATTCAACTACAATGCTGAGATGATATATGTTTTGACAGGGAAaaccgtggggaaagctacagtgctttccccacgcgttttagagttctttaatatgtAGATATATATCTAGGGTGACAATTATAACGAGGGTTATCTAAATTTCAGCAATGGAGAAATATTAGAATGATGGAAGTTAGCTTTGAGACCTTGCTGTTCCTAGAAAGGAGGCTCTCCTCTTTCCTCAGGTCTCCATTTATGTGAATTTGGTGAATTTATGTTATCATTATTTATATGCATATACTATAATTTGTTTGTGGTGTCTTCTTTGCAGGCTTGAGGAACTTCAAGTTTTGGATATCAAATTTCCTTACGGTTGTTCAAAACCAACGATTGGTGTTCTTTTCCAGGTCCTCTGTTTTCCTGTAGTGGGCCTATATTTCAGAATGTAGTTCTttctaatgaattttttttaaagaacaaatctTTTGAACATTTTTATACATGTTGATAAATTTGAAGTGGTGATAAATCTAGAAAAGTTACTTTCTCTTCTCGTATCTAATGGTTGTTTTAAGTTTCCTAGCTATTTAAGGATCTCCTGGAGTATGATTGGCATTCtgcattagaaaattaaaatttaaagcattTAGATATATTCCAAATAAGCAACCATCCCCCCCCCGCGCTTAAAACAATTCATTTGCAAGTTTCTGTAGTACTGCAATATTCAGACAGCATCCCTCACATCTTTTCACTTTTATTCACTACTTTGGTTGATCTTTGGAGTCCTTGCACACTTTAGATTTTAGAATGtagcctttttttattaaattatttacttcgttgtgtttctttttggtttcttttagGGCATGCACACTTATTGCTTGCTTTGGGTTGTGCCTTCTTTTTCACCCTTTTTGGGTACTTAATTGTTCATGTGGAAATTCCTGACATGAGcttttatatgaaaatgatCACTTTTTTCGTAGTTGTAGCTAGAAACTGGTTATCCAGAACGTCCATGTCCATGTGAATTGTTCCTGATATTATGCTCTCTTAGTAAATTTCTGGACTTGCAAGTTTGACTTTTTTATGTGTTCATGaccttttttccttgatttgcACTGCTAGTCTATCACCAAAGCAGATGAAAGAGTTGATGCAGATGGTTCTAGGTATTTACTTGGTGATCTAGTTGGGCTTCTTCACCTTTTAGTTATAACCCATGAGAAAGaaaagtgagtttttttttttttaatttccctttCACTTGCTGATGATGAGCTGCATGCATTCAGATTTTCTTTCGTGGTTGTAGCCAGCATTGTCAGGATTTTCTCAAGCTTGTGCACATTTGTGCTACAGGCCTCAAAATTGAGCTACTGGGAGAAACTTCTACTGCATCTACCATAATATCATATCTTGACAATGCTTTTGTCTTCATTGGTTCAAGCTATGGAGATTCACAGGTATGGTGTATTAAAGGAATTCATTTTATTGTTGAACAAAATTgagatctttttatttatctactGTTGTCCTGATGTTAGAGAACCTGTACAGTTGGgattttgcaattttgtttaATGACTAGGGAGAGAGTGCGTTTTACTTGGATCGAAAACATCTATTTAATTGATTGATGTTCTGGTGGATGCATTTCATGATACAGGTGACTATTTGacttattaaattattgattaaacAAATACTCCCCCATACAGCTGATATTTTTCCTTGTGGGGGGGGGAGGGGGAGAGGCTGTATTGCTCAATTCCACTTCAATACATGCCAAAGAAATGATAATGGAGAATTCAGCCTCATGATATAGTAGAGTTCTGAATCATTTTGGTCTCAACATTTCTTTGGATAATAgacagtttgaaaaaaaatcctttttcaTTGCCTGATCTAATTCTCATAACAAAGGAGAAATTGGGAGGAGAGATAATACCCAGGAGCAGTTCTTCTATGTTCCTTTGAAGGGGTATGCTTATCAATTTCAgtcttagttttttattttttggacctACTTAAGTTTTTTCATGGCTTCAACTCCATGTTATACGTTGTGTCGCATGTGCAGAGGACAGAATTCttgattcaaaacaaaagataagttGTTCTTGCAGAGAATATTTCTCAGAAAGTTTACTGTACCAAACAAGCCATGAAAGTTTTTACCATTACTCATCTGCCATTCATTTGATGTTTGTTGGTTCTAACCCTGCTTTGGTGGGACCAAAATTACGTAACTGACTCGTTATTATAAACAGTGAAAATGAAACTCACCAATTCATTATTTGGGTTTCatattggtttggtttttaccCCGTGGAGGAGAGTGGTAATTTTGAATGTTCGTAATTTCTCTACTTTGACATCTTATTTGTTCCTCGTCAGATatcataccttttttttttaattaaaatggaaTGTTCGGACTAGCTTATATGTATATTGACTAATGCAACAAGCCCTGAAATAAACGATCATATAAGCCTCCAGTAgctctaaaaaaatttgaactcaTGATCATTGAGAAACAAACTGAAAACCTGACCAGTTAATCTACCCTTCAGAATGGTAAGATAGCATACTTGTGCCCTTGGAGATGGTCACCTCTTAAACTTCCTATTGAATTTGAGTACCAGTGAATTGAAAGATAGGAAAAAGGTGTCTTTGGGTACCCAGCCTTTAACACTCCGCACTTTCTCATCGAAGAATCGTCAACCATGTATTTGCTGCATCAGATAGGCCTGCTGCCATTTACAGCAGCAACAAGAAACTACTGTACAGCAATGTAAACTTGAAAGAAGTCAGTCATATGTGTCCTTTTTAACTCTGCTGCATTTCCAAATAGGTAAGCTTTTGTGGTCCAATTTTTATTTCTGGCTTGTACCAATAATTcatgttgtgtttgttttccacgCTCCAACATCATGGTCGTTACATTTGATTGCTGCTCAACTACTTTTTCTTTGACATTAGTAATGCATTAAAAGTTGAGAGCCTATTTTTTATGCTTCTTATCCACACTACCAAGTCCTAgtatttatgttctttctggTTCTTAGCTTGACACAACTCTTCATTTGTCTTCAGCATGAAGAAGGTGGTGTCGAAGAGAGAGCTCGTGATTATAATGCAATTTGGATGTCAACAGTTGAGATTCTTGATGGTGACATTTACCTCGGTGCAGAAAATAACTTTAACCTATTTACAGTTCGCAAAAATAGTGAAGGTGCTGCTAAGGAGGAATGAGGTCGTCTTGAGGTGTTGGGAAAGTATCACCTTGGAGAATTTGTCAATCGATTCCGACATGGTTCCCTTGTCATGCACTTAACCGATTCTGATGGTGGCCAGATCCCGACTGTTATATTTTGGACTGTTAATGCCATTAACCGAAGCAGGGGGGCGAGCAGGGCCCTGGCCCCcctgctttttttattattgggtAATTAAGTGTTAGGAggtgtttttttactttaaagagATGGGTCTTCTTATAGTAATGAAgcgtgatttttattttgatttcttttgaattattttgcgCAACCCTGGTATAAATTCTGcaaatataaatttgttattttgcGCAGCATTAATATCAATCCTGTAGctagtcaaaaataaaaatacaaatcgcaAGTAAAATTTTTCTGTAGAAAGATTGAAGCAGAGCcaccaattaatttatctttcatcaaacaaaataaaataactttaatttaaaatctaattttgttttaagatgttttttaataatttgatgaggattttttttataattctattatttttgCCTCTTTTTGTTCTCAGATCTGCTAATTCTACCAATTGTTTTctgaattcttgttatagtaattttttttaattaattagatatattttattggtttgttttgattatgctttgatttttttttatgttttgtttttagcagagccattaaaattatcaatttttttctcacgatatatgttttgattttaggttgaaccgtgaacaaaataagaagaattgattctttttttgaaaaaaataaaatattgataactcatAGCCTAGGGAACCGAGTCCAATATATAATGTTAATGTTATGGTTGAGTAGCTCTAATGTGCTTCAGTTTACAAAGAATTTACGTTGATTAGTGAGCAACTTCTTACTAGAATCGACATTGTTAAgaattattctttattattttttgctttatttcaaagtttatcaaacataaataatgttttgctttagctaatgtttcttatatactttgtatgtttatatttaataggtATAAAGACCAACAACATTAAAATGATCGAtatattatgaagatgaaattaacttcattgctttgactcaatttggtATTACTTCAAACCTTTTACCCTATATAAAGGTCATTATATGTTTGTattaagttatttgaataaaattaaattatgcaggttttttttacaacacatgtacaataaattaaaacaaatattatatattgttatattaattttggcctCCCCTAACAAATAATCGTAGCTTCGTCCCTGGTTAATGGTGTAATCAGGGTCATTGCTTCACTTCCTCGTGAGCAATACCTCTTTTTGGAGAAGCTTGAGTTAAACTTAAGAAAGGTGATAAATGGAGTTGGAGGATTGAGCCATGAGCAATGGCGATCATTCAACAACGAGAAGAAAACTGTAGATGCCAAAAATTTCTTGGATGGTGATCTAATCGAGACATTCCTTGATCTCAGCCATAGTCGGATGGAAGACATTGGTAAGACAATGAATACTACTGTGGAGGAGCTTTACAAGAGAGTGGAAGAGCTGGCAAAGCTATATTGATATCGTTGTCTCGACAAGTTTGCTCACTAGTTTGTTtgcaagggttttttttttttttcattatacgAAATATGTATTATAGGTTTGGAGGGATATCGAAGTCaagaatcattttcttgcaaggAATCCGGTGGTGTatgcaaaatatattataagcatcgaaaaaatactatataattACTATTAATAGAAACTTATTGCACGGTGAATCATGCTATAAACTTGGAGTGTTATTTTTgctgatttttagttaaaaattgagaggtgttgtcttttttgtttattgtgcTAAAAGTTATTGAGTCTGGCTTGACAGTTAGATTCAAATCTCTTCCAACAGGTGCTGGGTCTAGCTTGGCAGCTAAATCTAATGCTATTGGTCTGGCTACGGCTAATGGGTTCGGCCTTCAACTAGACCTagatatgtttaattttattttttttgtctctttagatttttttatgtattttttttcatacggtaaagagaaaataaattgataggactcttttttttattatactatacTTTAAAAGGCATGAGGAAAATACTGTACATTTACTATGTACATAGACTCATTGCACTATAGACCACACATTATACATAGAGTGTTTGCACTGTGGATGACATTGTAGAGCCATAGAGGTGttgtttttgctgttttttagTCAAAAAGTGTTGCTGGGGGTGTTGCCTTTATGTTTTTTGTGCTAAAAGCTACTAGATCTGGTTTGGCGGCCAGACCCAACGCTATTGAGTTTGGAGGCCGAGCCATACCCAATGTTTTTTGGTCTTGTTGCCTAGTAGGATCCAATAGCGTTGCGCCCTACTGTCCACCAAAACCCAATAGCATTGGCCGGGTctttttgatttcaaatttggGCCTGCAATTGGCTTGAAGTAAATAGGTTGTCTCGCTAGGTCAACTTGGAACTCGAGTGACCCGACGAAAACCCCGtacataccttttttttttcttttcaaatgtgttttttctcctactcaaagacccttttttttcatatttttcaattggttACTAACTCATTTTAatgttcactatataaatactaggaaaatattttattttttcaatgcatggtttgaagccctttaatatatatacactttatgttttgcaaaaaaaaaaaaaaaaagctatgctTTTTAAATATGGGATagtgaacttttttttattaaaaacttcaaCTTAGAAGAATAAGATAGTATCAtttcaatgtaggataaaaaaatcttttgaaataattttttaaactaaattatttacaacatgtatagcATACATGcacattaattgttttttcttttttttttcatataaactattaaaactctaaataatttttttaaaattttttcggGAGATTCGGGGCCTTGGATGGGTCTGTTTCATTCAAAATCTAGGTCTACAGTTAGCCCGGAGTAAACCAGTCTGCCCGCTCGGTCAACCCGTAACTCAAATGACCTGATAAAAACTTAGTaaagatctttttttaaaatgttttttcttctaactaaaaactttttttttcatatttttcagttgattactaactcatttcaaagttcattatataaatatttgaagaatattttattttttcaatgtaggatttgaAGGCTTTTAGTACATATACTCcatgttcataagaaaaaaaaaagttatttttttttaatgtggataaaaaaaaaattttagtttaaatactttaacttagaagaataaaataatatatttttaatgtggaataaaaaacattttgaaataatcttttaaacttaattgtttACATGTATAGTTTATATCCACatggattgtttcttaattttttcatataaaatattaaaacgtcaaatattttctctcaatttttccAGGTTGACCCGAGTCAATCCATGTAACTCGGGACCCAACTCCTTAGCCGGGTCAACTCTCAGGCtgggtttgataactatggttgccataaaaatataactttaaagaaTACAATTGAAAAGAATTAAAGTGACATgaccagttaaaaaaattttaaaaaaaaaaagaagaagacaaaacctcctctcttttattttgttcaaggcctcttttaaaaaatattagtttttttgttatgtctTTAATTTTCAGAATGGTTTTTCTAGTTCAtgtatagttttgtttttatcttttatacagataaactatgtttttgaaaataaaaaaatatttatttttagatgatattcttaatatgtgtagccttacatgttattattatttttcttttttttatttaatcaatttaatgtcctattttttaaggtttttcaagttttgtttttaggtgttattaatgattttttattgatttaataacacacataattcttagtttatttgattacatgtgtGTACAaaccttttgatttgttatatttttgaaCTACTAATATGCGTTGAAAAACctgcatagatttttttttcttttatcttatttaattttccGGTCAACTCCTGATATTTCAAATGCCAACCTCACTTGTAGGTCCAGCGTTCTATACCAAAATATTAACCATTAATTcttatgaattaattattggttattgaaatattgttcaaattctcatggatttagaaactagttattaaatcccaaaatatatgcaaaatatatataccctTTTAGTTTGATAATTCTAATTCTGAGTCGATTCTTTGTATTGCTTGGCTTTCTTCTTATTTTCAGGCCTCCCTAGACAAGGTTGAAGCTTCCACATCCTTCTAAATAGAATCATTGCACCTTATCCtaggtttctttcttcttctctcttttgctcttttctttcc encodes:
- the LOC118058029 gene encoding uncharacterized protein, coding for MASINGKSMDNNVRYTLVNMGANRWLAIRLETLGGIMIWFTATFAVMQNGRADNQQAFASTMGLLLKLERGRILIDDCDIAKFGLMDLRKVLGIIPQSPVLFSGFGEGSFEDVIRRNSLGLDSEILTFLQFGGYTLVRNSTDLFRSFGFDTQPHTVIPLQHLVSFGLNLVSRSFEFQADAFAKKLGYGSALRVVLCNYRLEELQVLDIKFPYGCSKPTIGVLFQSITKADERVDADGSRYLLGDLVGLLHLLVITHEKENQHCQDFLKLVHICATGLKIELLGETSTASTIISYLDNAFVFIGSSYGDSQHEEGGVEERARDYNAIWMSTVEILDGDIYLGAENNFNLFTVRKNSEGAAKEE